AGCACGCCCGACGAAGGGTCCACATTCATCTTTACCCTGCCATGAAACCGCGCATCCTTATAGCGGAAGACAACGAGATCAACCAGCGCCTCATGCGTTTGATGCTCAGCCGCATGGGCTACTCGGCCCGTATGGTGGGTGATGGCAAGGCCGTCGTGAAGGTGGCCCTGGAGGAACCCTGGGACGTGATCTTCATGGACCTGCACATGCCCGAACTGGACGGCGTCGAGGCCGCACGGCGCATTTTGGCCGCCTACAACGACGAAAACACCCCCACTCCCGGCCCCCGCCCCCGCATTTACGCCATGACCGCCGGCGTCCTGGACGCCGACCGCGAACGCTGCCACGCCGCCGGCATGGACGGCTTCATCGCCAAACCCGTTGACAAGGAGGCGTTGAGGGAGGTTTTGGGGTAAACACAATGGATTTTAAGTCCGTTGCGTCTACCTGTTTCGCCATCCCGTAAGAGCCGATTGGTAGAGCAACTGTCAGCGATTTGTTAGCACAGTCTGGCCACCTGTAAGTCGGATAACCTTCTCACTGGCGGCCGCACGCCTGTTCGTAGATTCGCGCAGGCGGCTACCAGAGTTTGTGCTCCTAGGAAATTACAACATTCTTGGTTGCAGAAATTATTCGCGGCGACGATGTACGAGAGTCGAGGCACGCTAGCTGCTTGCACGAGGTAGAGCGTCACTCTGGCCCAACGGTCTCGGCAGTGACGTGACGATTCACTGGCAATGGATCTACCACGCTGCAATGATCTCATCCTATTACATACATAACCTAGGCGGATCCCGTCATCTGCTAGTTAATACCGAGTCTGCCGACCGGCTACGTCGTGTGAGCTACAGGTCACGACGCGGTTGAGACAGCAGTCATTAATGAGCGTGGGATTCCTGGCATCATCCCAGACTGCCCGATGTGGATATATCGAATCAGGATACCAGTCGGCTAGCGACGAGGCTCCCCTCCAACTGATGGGAGAGTCGTCCCTATCTCCGCGTCGCAATAACGGTAACAATCTAGCGTACACGCCCAGCAGGATCAACAGGCCGGAACATTGTTTCAAACCGCGGTTTGAACATAACGGCTATTGGCATTCCAGTGATGCTAGTGGCTGCACATTTTCCTGTTAGGGGTAAGAGAAAAATGCGTTCGTTACTAACCGAAGACTCGCGCGTATCCTCACACGAGTACTCTGAGGATCCACTACTACCTGTCGGCAACACCCTTGCCAGTTGGCATGGGTCTTCCCCTGTGCTGTCGACCGCGGGCCTGCTCAGCGACCACTTCGATAATCTGACTGTAGGTGCTCACGTCAA
Above is a genomic segment from Rhodothermales bacterium containing:
- a CDS encoding response regulator, which gives rise to MKPRILIAEDNEINQRLMRLMLSRMGYSARMVGDGKAVVKVALEEPWDVIFMDLHMPELDGVEAARRILAAYNDENTPTPGPRPRIYAMTAGVLDADRERCHAAGMDGFIAKPVDKEALREVLG